From a single Ursus arctos isolate Adak ecotype North America unplaced genomic scaffold, UrsArc2.0 scaffold_34, whole genome shotgun sequence genomic region:
- the PATZ1 gene encoding POZ-, AT hook-, and zinc finger-containing protein 1 isoform X5 has protein sequence MERVNDASCGPSGCYTYQVSRHSTEMLHNLNQQRKNGGRFCDVLLRVGDESFPAHRAVLAACSEYFESVFSAQLGDGGAADGGPADVGGAAAAPGGGAGGSRELEMHTISSKVFGDILDFAYTSRIVVRLESFPELMTAAKFLLMRSVIEICQEVIKQSNVQILVPPARADIMLFRPPGTSDLGFPLDMTNGAALAANSNGIAGSMQPEEEAARAAGAAIASQASLPVLPGVDRLPMVAGPLSPQLLTSPFPNVASSAPPLTGKRGRGRPRKANLLDSMFGSPGGLREAGILPCGLCGKVFTDANRLRQHEAQHGVTSLQLGYIDLPPPRLGENGLPISEDPDGPRKRSRTRKQVACEICGKIFRDVYHLNRHKLSHSGEKPYSCPVCGLRFKRKDRMSYHVRSHDGSVGKPYICQSCGKGFSRPDHLNGHIKQVHTSERPHKCQVWVGSSSGLPPLESLPSDLPSWDFAQPALWRSSHSVPDTAFSLSLKKSFPALENLGPAHSSSALFCPAPPGYLRQGWTASEGSRAFTQWPVG, from the exons ATGGAGCGGGTGAACGACGCTTCCTGCGGCCCATCGGGCTGCTACACCTACCAGGTGAGCAGGCACAGCACGGAGATGCTGCACAACCTGAACCAGCAGCGCAAAAACGGCGGGCGCTTCTGCGACGTGCTCCTGCGGGTGGGCGACGAGAGCTTCCCAGCGCACCGCGCCGTGCTGGCCGCCTGCAGCGAGTACTTTGAGTCGGTGTTCAGCGCCCAGTTGGGCGACGGCGGAGCTGCAGACGGGGGTCCCGCTGATGTGGGGGGTGCAGCGGCGGCCCCAGGCGGCGGGGCTGGAGGCAGCCGGGAGCTGGAGATGCACACCATCAGCTCCAAGGTGTTCGGGGACATCCTGGACTTTGCTTACACTTCCCGCATCGTGGTTCGCCTGGAGAGCTTCCCCGAGCTCATGACGGCTGCCAAGTTCCTACTGATGAGGTCGGTCATTGAGATCTGCCAGGAAGTCATCAAACAGTCTAATGTGCAGATCCTGGTGCCCCCTGCCCGGGCAGACATCATGCTCTTTCGTCCCCCTGGGACCTCGGACTTGGGCTTCCCTTTGGACATGACCAACGGGGCAGCCTTGGCAGCCAACAGCAATGGCATCGCAGGGAGCATGCAGCCCGAGGAGGAGGCAGCCCGGGCTGCTGGTGCAGCCATTGCGAGCCAAGCCTCCCTGCCTGTGTTACCTGGGGTGGACCGCTTGCCCATGGTGGCCGGACCCCTATCCCCCCAACTGCTGACTTCCCCATTCCCCAATGTGGCATCCAGTGCCCCTCCCCTGACTGGCAAGCGAGGCCGGGGCCGCCCAAGGAAGGCCAACCTGCTGGACTCAATGTTTGGGTCCCCAGGGGGCCTCAGGGAGGCCGGTATCCTTCCATGTGGCCTGTGTGGGAAGGTGTTCACTGATGCCAACCGGCTCCGGCAGCATGAGGCCCAGCATGGTGTCACCAGCCTCCAGCTGGGCTATATCGACCTTCCACCACCGAGGCTGGGTGAGAATGGGCTGCCCATCTCTGAGGACCCCGACGGCCCCCGAAAGAGGAGCCGGACCAGGAAGCAGGTGGCATGTGAGATCTGCGGCAAGATCTTCCGTGACGTGTACCATCTCAATCGGCACAAGCTTTCCCACTCGGGGGAGAAGCCCTATTCCTGCCCAGTGTGTGGGCTGCGGTTCAAGAGAAAAGATCGCATGTCCTATCATGTGCGGTCCCACGATGGGTCAGTGGGCAAGCCCTACATCTGCCAGAGCTGTGGGAAAGGCTTCTCCAG GCCTGATCACTTGAATGGACATATCAAGCAGGTGCACACTTCTGAGCGGCCTCACAAGTGTCAG GTGTGGGTTGGGAGCAGCAGCGGCCTGCCGCCCCTGGAATCTCTTCCTAGCGACCTGCCATCATGGGACTTTGCCCAGCCTGCTTTGTGGAGGTCGTCCCATTCGGTTCCTGACACcgccttttccctttctctaaaaaaatcatTCCCAGCCCTCGAAAACCTGGGCCCAGCACACTCCAGCAGCGCTCTCTTCTGCCCAGCCCCGCCGGGATATCTGAGGCAGGGCTGGACTGCCTCAGAGGGCAGCCGGGCCTTTACCCAATGGCCTGTAGGCTAG